The Persephonella sp. IF05-L8 genome contains a region encoding:
- a CDS encoding TonB-dependent receptor, producing MKKHLLISCLISATVFAEEVIKLEKTQITATRVERPELDIPAGVETVTKDEIEMERQYNVSEFLESLPGVQATTKNGGYDVRLIIRGGGLKAPYAVREINILLDGVPITDPDGFTRLDFVDPQLLEEIDIVKGPNSTLYGANSAGGVVNFITISPFKFQGFKVRAGYGNYGTYMSRLLYGGNNGEGLFYNASFSYRKSDSWRKWNRFESFQTAVKLGWLIDESSSLETMISFTKSDLQLPGSLTKEEFEQDPTQATSSAWRKSGRYSRIFFWSNKYTKEISNNLTWKSTVYLQRWTHYHPVFGRINDGGSYVGGIDSQLEIKHHLFGKKALLLTGIQGRYDHYDTQRYLYQVCVLQDGSVDYCRNASFRNPIDYVLTDTTDQLYDKQKNRNYTAGIFFQETIYPTEKTIVDLGIRFDTVKFDIKNDAYYELKYYPGYYYSKLDTPQHTEASKTWNMVSPRIGVVYKFIPNWSMYGTISTGFQTPQDSELLANPNLDASTTVNYEVGSRFVNNRVYISSSLFMMKTDKEIVQTYDSNGERIYVNAGKTTKKGFELEGKFRILDRVFLGGSYTYYDFKYDTFIFQDRNGNIYNFSGKRLYYIPKYMYSVYMNGKFRSGFKFRVEVNTWGPYYVDNANTEKYSDYKNITNLMVGYERGKKFEVSFDVRNVFDKKYASQYVKSDTTDSYYIYPAPPRTYMVRASYKF from the coding sequence ATGAAAAAACATTTACTGATTTCTTGTCTAATTTCTGCCACAGTCTTTGCAGAGGAGGTTATCAAGTTAGAGAAAACCCAGATAACAGCAACAAGGGTAGAAAGACCGGAACTTGACATTCCTGCAGGTGTTGAAACTGTAACCAAAGACGAAATAGAAATGGAAAGACAGTACAACGTTTCTGAATTTTTAGAAAGTCTCCCAGGTGTTCAAGCAACCACAAAAAATGGTGGATACGACGTTAGATTAATCATTAGAGGTGGAGGGCTAAAAGCTCCCTATGCAGTGAGGGAGATAAACATACTCCTTGATGGTGTTCCAATAACTGACCCTGATGGTTTTACAAGACTTGATTTTGTAGACCCTCAGCTTTTAGAGGAAATAGATATTGTAAAAGGTCCAAACTCAACTTTGTACGGAGCAAACTCAGCTGGTGGAGTAGTCAACTTTATAACAATAAGTCCTTTCAAGTTCCAAGGTTTCAAAGTTAGAGCTGGATATGGTAACTATGGAACTTACATGTCAAGGCTCTTATATGGTGGGAACAATGGAGAAGGACTATTTTATAACGCCAGTTTTTCTTATAGAAAATCAGATTCCTGGAGAAAATGGAATAGATTTGAGTCTTTTCAAACTGCCGTTAAACTTGGATGGTTAATAGATGAAAGTTCTTCTTTAGAAACAATGATAAGTTTTACAAAATCTGATTTACAACTTCCCGGAAGTCTAACCAAAGAAGAGTTTGAGCAAGACCCAACTCAAGCAACCTCAAGTGCATGGAGAAAATCAGGAAGATATTCAAGGATTTTCTTCTGGAGCAATAAATATACAAAAGAAATATCAAACAACTTAACATGGAAATCAACAGTATATCTACAAAGATGGACACATTACCATCCTGTTTTTGGAAGAATTAATGATGGTGGTTCCTATGTTGGCGGTATAGACTCGCAACTTGAGATAAAACATCATCTATTTGGAAAAAAAGCCCTGCTCTTAACTGGTATTCAAGGTAGATATGACCACTATGATACACAGAGGTATCTCTATCAGGTCTGTGTTTTACAGGACGGTTCTGTAGATTACTGTAGAAATGCTTCTTTTAGAAATCCTATAGATTATGTTCTTACAGATACAACAGACCAACTTTATGACAAACAAAAGAATAGAAACTACACTGCAGGTATATTTTTCCAGGAAACTATTTATCCAACAGAAAAAACCATAGTAGACTTAGGTATAAGGTTTGATACTGTAAAGTTTGATATTAAAAATGATGCTTATTATGAATTAAAATACTATCCTGGATATTACTATAGCAAACTTGACACACCACAACATACCGAAGCATCAAAAACATGGAATATGGTAAGTCCACGTATAGGTGTGGTCTATAAATTCATACCAAACTGGTCTATGTATGGAACTATTTCCACAGGTTTCCAAACACCTCAGGACAGTGAACTCCTTGCAAATCCAAACCTTGATGCTTCCACAACCGTTAACTACGAAGTAGGTTCAAGGTTCGTAAACAACAGAGTTTATATAAGCTCAAGTTTATTTATGATGAAAACAGACAAAGAAATAGTTCAGACCTATGATTCAAATGGAGAAAGAATTTATGTTAATGCTGGAAAAACAACTAAAAAAGGATTTGAACTTGAAGGGAAATTTAGAATACTTGATAGAGTATTCTTAGGAGGTTCTTATACTTACTACGATTTCAAGTATGATACTTTTATCTTCCAGGATAGAAATGGAAATATCTATAACTTCAGTGGAAAAAGGCTTTATTACATTCCAAAATATATGTATAGCGTGTATATGAATGGAAAATTCAGGTCAGGATTTAAATTCAGGGTTGAAGTCAATACATGGGGACCTTATTATGTTGATAATGCAAATACCGAGAAATACA
- a CDS encoding TraR/DksA family transcriptional regulator, whose translation MDIEKIREELLKKRAEILESLANNNSEDLNEKSGVEDAADVVTSELSRETIYKLSQAERETLFQIDIALKKIENGTYGVCEECGAQIGEKRLQAIPWVRLCIDCSQNEEVMKSFSNRSDDLGFYHIIPGTIEDEDTGKIPE comes from the coding sequence ATGGATATTGAAAAAATCAGAGAAGAACTTCTGAAAAAAAGAGCAGAAATCCTTGAATCACTGGCAAATAACAACAGTGAAGACCTTAACGAGAAAAGTGGTGTTGAAGATGCTGCTGATGTTGTTACTTCTGAACTGAGTAGAGAAACTATTTATAAACTTTCACAGGCAGAAAGAGAAACATTATTTCAGATTGATATAGCCCTCAAAAAAATAGAAAACGGAACCTATGGCGTTTGTGAAGAATGTGGTGCTCAGATTGGAGAAAAAAGGCTACAGGCAATACCATGGGTTAGATTATGTATAGATTGTAGCCAGAATGAAGAGGTTATGAAATCCTTCTCCAACAGGTCTGATGACCTTGGATTTTATCATATTATTCCAGGAACTATAGAAGACGAGGACACAGGGAAAATACCTGAGTAA
- the lspA gene encoding signal peptidase II, translated as MNKRLILFFGIVIGVIGLDLFTKELAVRYLSKIERVIIIPNFFDLTLVWNRGAAFGILGQAPEFIRKLILIGASSIAAILTIVYAYFKNTRLSTFELVALALIAGGAIGNLYDRIFIGKVRDFIDVHIYSYHWPAFNIADSAITIGIVLFVVYELFFRKRS; from the coding sequence ATGAACAAAAGACTTATTTTATTTTTTGGAATAGTAATTGGTGTAATAGGTTTAGACCTTTTCACCAAAGAATTAGCAGTAAGATATTTGTCAAAGATTGAAAGAGTTATTATTATTCCTAATTTCTTTGACCTCACCCTTGTTTGGAACAGGGGTGCTGCTTTTGGAATACTGGGACAGGCACCTGAATTTATTAGAAAACTAATTCTTATCGGTGCCTCTTCTATAGCCGCTATTTTGACAATTGTCTATGCATATTTTAAAAATACCAGATTGTCCACATTTGAACTTGTTGCTCTTGCTTTAATAGCAGGGGGAGCTATCGGAAATCTTTACGACAGGATTTTTATTGGTAAAGTAAGGGATTTTATTGATGTTCATATTTATTCTTACCACTGGCCTGCGTTTAATATTGCCGATAGTGCGATTACAATAGGTATTGTATTATTTGTTGTCTATGAATTGTTTTTCCGAAAAAGGTCATAA